In Fusarium oxysporum Fo47 chromosome IX, complete sequence, the following proteins share a genomic window:
- a CDS encoding D-isomer specific 2-hydroxyacid dehydrogenase has product MASVISPERKPRVVALGRPEFISDEYIEDFEKDFDYDVLEADSLQEALEKLPLMLEQKGPIDAFVIRMGRAPYRPFQQIFQHLAPDCKIITSAAAGYDDFNVDWLTDEGIWLCNSVDAVAEATADMALFLILAVVRDTSRGERSVREGNWRGPVVPSRDPSGMTLGIIGMGAIGKYLAKRAAAFNMHIKYYNRRQLDAEEEAKYNATYCSSLHDLLSQSDVVSVNCPLNKETENLISTKEFAAMKDGTFIVNTARGAIINEDALIEALESGKITRAGLDVFLNEPDLNDYFRTSDKVVVQPHAGGLTDLAFQRGELEAFENIKAFFKTGSPITPVNNPKK; this is encoded by the exons ATGGCATCAGTAATCAGCCCAGAGCGGAAACCCCGCGTAGTCGCCCTCGGAAGACCCGAATTCATCAGTGATGAGTACATCGAAGACTTCGAGAAGGATTTTGATTATGAT GTCCTTGAAGCTGATAGCCTCCAAGAAGCCTTAGAGAAGCTGCCTCTGATGCTCGAGCAAAAAGGCCCAATTGACGCATTCGTTATCAGGATGGGCAGAGCTCCTTACCGTCCCTTTCAACAGATCTTCCAACACCTCGCTCCTGACTGCAAGATCATTACCTCAGCAGCGGCCGGCTACGACGATTTCAATGTCGATTGGTTGACTGACGAGGGAATTTGGCTCTGCAACAGCGTTGATGCCGTCGCTGAGGCTACCGCTGATATGGCtctctttcttatcttaGCGGTTGTAAGAGATACATCTCGCGGTGAGCGTTCAGTACGTGAGGGTAACTGGAGAGGTCCTGTTGTTCCAAGTAGAGATCCTTCGGGCATGACGCTCGGGATCATAGGTATGGGTGCTATTGGAAAGTATCTCGCCAAGAGAGCAGCGGCTTTCAACATGCACATCAAGTACTACAACCGTCGACAGTTGGAcgcagaggaagaagcaaagtATAACGCTACGTACTGCTCATCTTTGCACGACTTACTCTCCCAGTCGGATGTCGTCTCGGTCAACTGTCCTTTGAATAAGGAAACCGAGAACCTTATTTCAACCAAAGAATTTGCGGCCATGAAAGATGGTACTTTCATTGTCAACACAGCACGTGGAGCTATAATCAATGAAGATGCCCTCATCGAAGCCTTGGAAAGTGGGAAGATTACACGTGCTGGATTGGATGTCTTTCTGAATGAGCCTGACCTGAACGATTACTTCAGAACAAGTGATAAAGTCGTTGTTCAGCCTCATGCTGGTGGTTTGACAGACCTAGCGTTCCAGAGAGGAGAGCTGGAGGCTTTTGAGAATATCAAGGCTTTTTTCAAGACCGGATCGCCCATAACACCTGTCAATAATCCTAAGAAGTAG
- a CDS encoding heterokaryon incompatibility protein-domain-containing protein: MSASRLYAPLDRSRREIRLIEILSTNPKIVCNLTTVSLDEDPEFSAISYLWGDIGKIKPISVNGAELFTTPSLANALEYAPYHWKNTFPEREPKSCRLWADALCINQDDDLEKGHQVQLMRFIYPVAEIVFSCLDIEASQPDVRLTFKACETLAKSALERGLVRPPYEFYSDIEENDGKNLDWLLQHPLLDEKYPINSQEFSEAEQAMSRTLRLRYWERAWIFQELVLSKRVVVIHQLESINLKLLLDAQSCVQLLKEAAVESKSSRAHQYFWHSYWGIFSTPRQVEWARACVHAGTNADETILGDMRSFLPLVGGEYGAKDPKDHVYALLGVTTLDIEPDYTSKTPVASVYIAVCAEILKSQPMREGWPLCFLSGAGLAHQGEHQEYELPSWVYNFPEAFSATKSLQRLFRGYDEPNYDNRQEWNNVEAASIRGNSLTCSAVFFHTVIDSSPTLYEPQHTWLNFVSAVFRMIHQPIRNAEDSHPLWTLARAFGAEEFHADVWETPTVTRLIRIFQYLLFLCHVSIKDDQTPEAYTAKKAEAVADDILDKLAEIVLKQENKQAEEDCNRNENNIQNCQEFISQMRDKDSFWKDIDEQRVQPDISALLKLEPTIGLTESGEFVVLPRVAEIGDQVVLIPGHWQLSLVRKVNSHFVHVGDCWSSRPMQEVAELARAKEMKVIEIR, from the coding sequence ATGTCTGCAAGCCGCCTATATGCACCTCTGGATCGGTCACGGCGAGAAATCCGCCTTATCGAGATTCTCTCCACCAACCCGAAAATTGTCTGCAACCTTACCACCGTGTCGTTAGACGAAGATCCAGAATTTAGCGCGATATCGTATCTATGGGGTGACATAGGAAAGATCAAACCAATCAGTGTCAACGGCGCTGAACTATTCACTACCCCGAGTCTTGCAAATGCACTGGAATATGCGCCTTATCACTGGAAGAATACATTTCCCGAAAGAGAACCCAAGTCATGCCGACTTTGGGCAGATGCACTCTGCATCAACCAAGACGATGATCTTGAAAAGGGGCATCAAGTGCAGCTGATGAGGTTTATTTATCCCGTCGCAGAGATTGTGTTTTCCTGTCTGGATATAGAAGCTTCACAGCCGGATGTCCGTCTCACATTCAAGGCTTGCGAAACGCTTGCCAAATCTGCCCTTGAACGTGGCCTTGTTCGTCCGCCCTACGAGTTCTATTCTGACATCGAAGAAAACGATGGAAAAAATTTGGATTGGCTTCTACAGCATCCGTTATTGGACGAGAAGTATCCAATCAACTCTCAGGAGTTCAGTGAAGCAGAGCAGGCCATGTCACGAACATTACGACTAAGATACTGGGAGCGAGCTTGGATTTTCCAAGAGTTGGTGCTTTCGAAGCGAGTCGTTGTAATCCATCAGCTTGAATCAATCAACCTGAAACTCTTGCTGGATGCACAATCTTGCgttcagcttctcaaagaaGCGGCAGTGGAATCAAAGTCGAGCCGAGCCCACCAGTACTTCTGGCATTCGTACTGGGGGATCTTCTCGACGCCAAGACAAGTAGAATGGGCACGAGCGTGTGTTCATGCAGGAACAAATGCAGACGAAACTATACTTGGAGATATGCGGagctttcttcctcttgttgGCGGCGAATATGGTGCCAAGGACCCAAAAGATCACGTTTACGCCTTACTTGGAGTAACAACTCTCGACATCGAGCCAGATTATACCAGCAAGACTCCCGTTGCGTCAGTATATATTGCAGTATGCGCGGAGATTCTAAAATCGCAACCCATGCGGGAAGGCTGGCCgctttgctttctttcaGGAGCAGGTCTCGCACACCAGGGAGAACACCAGGAATATGAATTGCCGTCTTGGGTGTACAACTTCCCCGAGGCGTTCAGCGCAACTAAGTCACTCCAGCGGCTGTTCAGAGGCTATGATGAGCCAAATTACGACAATCGGCAAGAGTGGAACAACGTCGAAGCAGCGAGTATTCGTGGAAATAGTTTGACCTGTTCTGCAGTATTTTTTCATACCGTCATTGATTCAAGTCCGACTTTGTATGAACCGCAGCATACGTGGTTGAACTTTGTCTCAGCTGTTTTCAGAATGATACACCAGCCCATCAGGAATGCAGAAGACTCTCATCCACTTTGGACACTTGCCCGAGCTTTCGGGGCCGAAGAGTTTCATGCAGATGTATGGGAAACACCTACTGTCACTCGACTGATTCGAATATTTCAATATCTCCTATTTCTCTGCCACGTATCGATCAAAGATGACCAAACACCTGAAGCCTAtacagccaagaaggccgaaGCAGTTGCAGACGATATTCTGGACAAGTTGGCCGAAATCGTCTTGAAACAAGAGAACAAACAAGCGGAAGAAGATTGTAACAGAAACGAAAATAACATACAGAACTGCCAGGAATTCATATCTCAGATGAGAGATAAAGATTCATTTTGGAAAGACATCGACGAGCAACGAGTCCAACCAGATATCAGTGCACTTTTGAAGTTGGAGCCAACAATCGGTCTCACAGAGAGTGGCGAGTTTGTCGTACTTCCACGTGTGGCAGAGATAGGAGACCAAGTGGTACTAATTCCAGGACATTGGCAGCTCTCATTGGTACGGAAAGTGAACAGCCACTTTGTCCACGTCGGGGACTGTTGGTCTTCCAGACCAATGCAAGAAGTCGCGGAACTGGCCCGCGCAAAAGAAATGAAAGTGATAGAGATACGGTGA
- a CDS encoding amidase signature domain-containing protein, translating to MKLLGLSLATGLIAQGVSATPKQSKNEPLFAIQPNMIPLEKNAGSPDLFPMPDCNGFKLEEATFTEMQDAMKAGKLTSVQLVTCYLMRTYQTKEYLNSVLQVNPDAFAIAAERDAERAKGKCRGPLHGIPFTVKDNIATKDSLETTAGSWALLGNVVPRDAHVVKKLRDAGAVLFGKAALSEWADMRSNDYSEGYSARGGQVRSAYNLTVNPGGSSSGSGVGVGANVIAFSLGTETDGSVINPANRNALVGIKPTVGLTSRAGVIPESEHQDSVGCFAKNVKDAALVLDAIYGVDKRDNYTEGQKNKTPKGGYAQYLTDKKALKGATFGLPWKSFWALADEDMQSQLLELVDLIKSAGATIINGTEITNYETIVSPDGWNWDYGTTRGFPNESEYTYIKVDFYRNIETYLSEVKNTNVRNLEDIVKFNKQYDGVEGGYPYKNGKGIPAFASGQDGFLASLKSKGVQDETYWQALEFCQTSCRKGINDALTYKGKKLSGLLVPPQVAQAPQIAAQAGYPVITIPGGYAKDSGMPFGLGIMQTAWAEAELVKWASAIEDLQRSTDAPSKRRLPKFLGYLERNVPVPF from the exons ATGAAGCTTCTCGGGTTGTCGTTGGCCACGGGCCTCATCGCACAGGGCGTGAGCGCTACACCTAAGCAGTCCAAGAATGAGCCTCTGTTCGCGATCCAGCCCAACATGATTCCCTTGGAGAAGAATGCCGGATCGCCTGACTTGTTCCCCATGCCTGATTgcaatggcttcaagcttgaggagGCTACTTTTACAGAGATGCAAGATGCTATGAAGGCTGGCAAGCTCACTTCTGTTCAGCTTGTGACTTGCTACCTCATGCGCACGTATCAGACCAAGGAGTACCTCAA CTCTGTTCTCCAGGTCAACCCCGACGCCTTCGCCATCGCAGCAGAGCGCGACGCCGAGCGCGCAAAGGGTAAATGCCGAGGTCCTCTGCACGGCATTCCCTTTACCGTCAAGGACAACATCGCCACCAAGGACAGTCTCGAGACCACCGCGGGCAGCTGGGCGCTCCTCGGCAACGTCGTCCCCCGCGATGCGCAcgtcgtcaagaagctccgCGACGCTGGCGCCGTCCTCTTCGGCAAGGCTGCTCTCAGCGAGTGGGCTGATATGCGCAGCAACGATTACTCTGAGGGTTACTCTGCGCGCGGTGGTCAGGTTCGCAGCGCTTACAACTTGACTGTTAACCCTGGCGGTAGCTCTTCTGGCAGTGGTGTTGGTGTCGGTGCTAATGTGATTGCGTTTTCGCTTGGTACTGAGACTGATGGTAGTG TTATCAACCCCGCCAACCGCAATGCCCTCGTTGGCATCAAGCCCACTGTTGGTCTCACTTCTCGCGCCGGTGTCATTCCCGAGAGTGAGCACCAGGACTCTGTTGGCTGCTTCGCCAAAAATGTCAAGgatgctgctcttgttcttgacgCCATCTACGGCGTTGACAAGCGCGACAACTACACTGAGGGtcagaagaacaagaccCCCAAGGGCGGTTATGCGCAGTACCTTACCGACAAGAAGGCTCTCAAGGGTGCTACCTTTGGTCTTCCCTGGAAGAGCTTCTGGGCCCTTGCCGATGAGGACATGCAGTCtcagcttctcgagctcgtTGACCTGATTAAGTCTGCTGGCgccaccatcatcaatggCACCGAGATCACCAACTACGAGACCATTGTCAGCCCTGATGGATGGAACTGGGACTACGGTACTACTCGGGGCTTCCCCAACGAGTCTGAGTACACCTACATCAAGGTCGACTTCTACCGTAACATCGAGACCTACCTGAGCGAGGTCAAGAACACCAACGTCCGCAACCTTGAGGACATCGTCAA GTTCAACAAGCAGTACGACGGTGTTGAGGGTGGCTACCCGTATAAGAACGGCAAGGGTATTCCCGCTTTCGCCTCCGGCCAGGACGGCTTCCTCGCCTCTCTCAAGTCCAAGGGCGTCCAAGACGAGACATACTGGCAAGCCCTCGAGTTCTGCCAAACCTCTTGCCGCAAGGGTATCAACGACGCTCTCACGtacaagggcaagaagctctccGGTCTTCTCGTCCCTCCCCAAGTTGCTCAGGCTCCTCAGATCGCTGCCCAGGCCGGTTACCCCGTCATCACCATCCCCGGCGGTTACGCCAAGGACTCTGGaatgcctttcggtctcGGAATCATGCAGACTGCGTGggctgaagctgagcttGTCAAGTGGGCTAGCGCAATTGAGGATCTTCAGCGATCTACTGATGCTCCCTCAAAGCGTCGTCTCCCCAAGTTCCTTGGATACCTTGAGCGCAACGTTCCCGTGCCCTTTTAA
- a CDS encoding uncharacterized protein (expressed protein) — translation MAPVTIAQPLKDVVEDDNGQLFPLLAIQITELSCGGFALALNGAHPLADATTLLAFLKHWAQESRKGFGKALPSSTPLFNPPLIDNQAGEDIDADEPNLDIIQRARSLPMHRFDWWHPDSTPPWPFKIPSPFDEQDLEPVGKPMPWAEWNVAKPVSNYVVHLSQTQVIRLWKRANENSLQKQSQHDAILSHIWSCIARARGLQNDTDPIHCDLVYGVRSSFQLEKDFLGSPVVMMNIELPASEVTNPSSISAVATQVRNTLKTISDPSNMTAHLHSLAFEKSPQRIWQAFLGRRHILVTTWARAGIYDIDFGVGSACRYAEGVVPEMDGNVLIKEAPGPPAKYWTDNGVDVSIHIRTEDMQRLIRDPLLFPVDA, via the coding sequence ATGGCGCCGGTCACGATTGCTCAGCCACTGAAGGATGTCGTGGAGGACGATAATGGGCAATTGTTTCCTCTTCTCGCCATTCAAATCACCGAATTATCTTGCGGCGGCTTTGCCCTTGCTCTCAATGGAGCGCATCCTCTCGCAGACGCTACGACTCTTCTCGCCTTTCTCAAACACTGGGCGCAAGAAAGTCGCAAAGGTTTTGGAAAGGCTCTGCCTAGCTCAACACCACTCTTCAACCCTCCTCTCATCGACAACCAAGCGGGTGAAGACATAGATGCCGACGAACCAAATCTGGATATCATACAGCGAGCGAGAAGTTTACCAATGCATAGATTTGACTGGTGGCATCCAGACTCAACGCCCCCTTGGCCGTTCAAGATCCCCTCACCTTTTGACGAACAGGACCTTGAGCCCGTCGGCAAACCAATGCCATGGGCCGAGTGGAATGTTGCCAAGCCTGTTTCAAACTACGTTGTTCACCTGAGTCAAACGCAGGTGATACGTCTTTGGAAAAGGGCGAACGAGAACTCGTTACAGAAGCAAAGTCAACACGATGCAATTCTATCTCACATTTGGTCCTGCATCGCTCGCGCTCGTGGCCTCCAAAACGACACAGATCCAATTCATTGCGATCTAGTCTACGGCGTCCGCTCGTCCTTTCAACTCGAAAAAGACTTCCTGGGATCACCAGTCGTGATGATGAACATTGAACTCCCAGCCTCAGAAGTTACCAACCCATCCAGCATAAGTGCAGTGGCAACTCAAGTCCGCAACACACTCAAGACGATCTCTGACCCCTCCAACATGACCGCACATCTGCACAGCCTAGCTTTTGAAAAGTCTCCTCAACGAATATGGCAAGCATTCTTGGGTAGGCGGCATATCTTGGTGACGACCTGGGCGCGAGCAGGAATATATGATATTGACTTTGGGGTTGGATCTGCGTGTCGTTATGCTGAGGGTGTCGTTCCGGAAATGGATGGAAATGTGTTGATAAAAGAAGCACCTGGTCCTCCGGCGAAGTATTGGACTGACAATGGGGTTGATGTCTCTATCCACATCAGGACAGAAGATATGCAGCGGCTTATCAGGGATCCGCTCCTGTTTCCCGTCGATGCTTGA